From Sceloporus undulatus isolate JIND9_A2432 ecotype Alabama chromosome 6, SceUnd_v1.1, whole genome shotgun sequence, one genomic window encodes:
- the BRCA1 gene encoding breast cancer type 1 susceptibility protein isoform X1: MDSSVPTIAEVHGMLLALQKNLECPICLEVMKEPVSTNCAHIFCRFCTLKLLRQKKGVTQCPLCNAKVTKRSLREDVRFKQVIKVVLEVIHAFERDTGLKFSDDRCFPKRDTETTSTADPWKEQPVVDCKGYRDRLKREKEEKKGNFTLGESSNLPVCSGTNKRYSLRRKSSSSKAVVLEVGSDSSEDAYKKTAAVKCVDFRKKSLSHDDEIYAENQSPCQVDLPRPSAEDEALNILGACGFLEERLGSIECTPARTENVEVVAENVAAQKSQGLSFSDPAMRQHDTKPEAGSRQQDGLCSSLRKSKAIGEARDPTTNEQAGDGTEWAGVVLPAGHTPTLCEDEEHLLQSQTPANSPLNQVTGKRLMRSIRKVNEWLSKSNEVLSPSSMQDIQTEEVDQDLNSCVMDSDFCVSQKTGQIEDQGKFTTWHESDWPLAKPVTSRIEDKIFGRTYSRERKSTSLQNERDTIHIQAEECIAVNTKSRETPRKTTLTRKRKATSELTPDDFIRRQDVKECRKRPVMDDGAPLEECEQTFALVDDKPVEHQRDAKLPEEPSIKEAVSNLEGIESGQALNICHKLPESSLKNSKKRPNSLSRRSRQSMRPLGQLQFVVDGNSRSPEQSKIETEDEEAKEADTGQKQIRRSRRLQLLTEGASSGTTESQLQPEGAWKQSEPAKREKENANEREKKQRWSQAGNMPPHSVTENDPSASQKVLSWLDTSQMNMELDASKVCANPSTSPCATGVVKSLNVEETKEGHSPCFIVPTASSQDSCSLLQFPPTKVKQITSDEGKKLIADQPEKSILCSQMQEGNDSCTGVATESCNHADDKAAETMELNPETDDSELDADFVQNIFSCCKRQSFLLHPGPVKESAPEIQRELKAGTVEDSRVEYLEKLTLYEERRDAVACVADKGITVQRLATSVSGFPELENKTEHLQLALQAPLPDHLPMPVQSGARNGEGGNQLQSQKPTTEKSASPEMEENTNPSGNNRRLSGNGRNPSVSRNGNLQSCSLSLVNETRSSIGHFQEEESAGAENKGLTLSAQPESMQACPVVCQPPLPQFSHVGKKWMEQKQLNSDIEESTDISSIGVPKCLIPRERMEQYTEEASHAFELSSETPEGLLDPAIQSKEDPPSPLETEREDISIVPTKMDKQSLVGKDLDINDRSSSMLKRKRFVLAHRRPVRKLPSSEEDDSSEEEQLPCFQALLFDKSSHLLGEKETSAEMLALKSGSRSNLKPQDDDVSPSQESECSVNLFSSQSHASGDSCSKACDTKHLTPVCSSIEKLASLCENKKHTQASSDTPREAVQPKDGQPRCVNSESNLGEECMGYDSEASHLGDSSGLSSQGEILTTQQSEERFQARHMKQQRYAMQNDLKKLQQEMVIIEAALKQGSQHDAPEELLQLDKEDDFTGEQKRSLKESTVKVTSEDKQNVLGDSFSIVKSTHGTLGSHSIPSSKHEEDISSKTTKASPGATPGTFRRPLTPRHEAQRRLISPLTPTAHNCSEKENSKGPFLSSKRNMSLVASGLNQGELRLVQRFARKTESTWSNKIVEETTHVVMKTDEDRVCERTLKYFLGIAAQKWVVSYQWIEHSLKAGRVLNEEDFEVKGDVINGRSHQGPKRARESPAGTLFKGLEICCYGPFTDMLPEQLEWMVELCGASLVKQPHLFAHATNSSAVVIVQPDAWIEDAACQGLPPQCSATVVLREWVLDSIACYQRQPFDEYIVQPM; this comes from the exons GGTGAGAGCTCTAACTTGCCAGTATGCAGTGGAACTAACAAAAGATATTCCCTGAGAAGAAAAAGCAGTTCCAGTAAAGCTGTTGTCCTTGAAGTTG GATCAGACTCATCTGAAGATGCCTATAAGAAGACAGCTGCAGTCAAATG TGTGGATTTCAGAAAAAAATCTCTGTCTCATGATGATGAAATATATGCTGAGAATCAAAGCCCTTGTCAGGTGGACCTTCCTAGGCCAAGTGCTGAAGATGAGGCATTAAACATTTTAG GTGCATGCGGTTTCTTGGAAGAAAGACTGGGAAGCATAGAATGCACTCCAGCCAGGACTGAAAATGTAGAAGTTGTTGCAGAGAATGTTGCTGCGCAGAAGAGCCAGGGTTTGTCTTTTTCAGATCCTGCCATGAGACAGCATGATACAAAACCTGAAGCCGGTTCCAGACAGCAGGATGGACTTTGCTCTTCACTCAGGAAGAGCAAGGCAATTGGGGAAGCCAGAGATCCCACTACAAATGAGCAGGCAGGTGATGGTACAGAATGGGCTGGTGTTGTGCTGCCTGCTGGACACACACCAACACTCTGTGAAGATGAGGAGCACCTGCTACAATCCCAGACTCCAGCTAACAGTCCTTTGAATCAGGTCACTGGGAAGAGACTGATGCGGAGTATCCGGAAGGTCAATGAATGGCTTTCAAAAAGCAATGAGGTCCTTTCTCCTAGCTCCATGCAGGACATTCAGACTGAAGAGGTGGATCAGGATCTGAACTCTTGTGTGATGGATTCAGACTTCTGTGTCTCTCAAAAGACTGGACAGATTGAAGACCAGGGAAAGTTTACAACGTGGCATGAAAGTGACTGGCCATTAGCCAAACCAGTTACCTCTAGGATTGAAGATAAAATATTTGGGAGAACTTACAGCAGGGAACGCAAGTCAACCTCACTTCAGAATGAAAGAGACACAATCCATATACAAGCAGAGGAATGCATTGCTGTCAACACAAAATCCCGTGAGACACCTAGAAAAACAACCTTAACacgaaagaggaaggccacatcaGAGCTGACACCTGATGATTTCATCAGAAGACAGGATGTGAAAGAATGTCGGAAGAGACCTGTCATGGATGATGGTGCTCCTTTGGAAGAATGTGAGCAAACCTTTGCTCTTGTTGATGACAAGCCTGTTGAACACCAAAGAGATGCTAAGTTGCCTGAAGAACCTTCTATCAAGGAAGCAGTGTCCAATTTGGAAGGAATTGAAAGTGGACAAGCTCTGAACATCTGCCATAAGTTGCCAGAGTCAAGCCTGAAAAATTCGAAGAAGAGACCAAACTCATTGAGTAGGAGAAGTAGACAATCAATGAGGCCACTTGGTCAGTTGCAATTTGTGGTAGATGGAAACTCCAGGTCTCCTGAACAGTCAAAAATAgagacagaggatgaggaggcaAAAGAAGCAGACACAGGCCAGAAACAGATCAGGCGGAGTAGGAGGCTTCAATTACTCACAGAAGGAGCCTCGAGTGGGACCACGGAATCTCAGCTGCAACCAGAAGGAGCTTGGAAGCAAAGTGAGCCAGCAAAGCGAGAAAAGGAAAATGcgaatgaaagagaaaagaaacaaaggtggTCTCAAGCAGGAAATATGCCACCTCACTCTGTAACAGAAAATGACCCCAGTGCATCGCAGAAAGTTTTGTCATGGTTAGACACCAGCCAGATGAACATGGAACTTGATGCAAGTAAGGTTTGTGCTAACCCTTCAACATCTCCTTGTGCGACAGGAGTTGTAAAAAGTCTGAATGTTGAAGAAACTAAAGAGGGCCATAGTCCTTGTTTCATTGTTCCCACAGCAAGCTCCCAAGACAGCTGTTCACTCCTGCAGTTCCCGCCTACAAAAGTGAAGCAAATCACTTCTGACGAGGGCAAGAAGCTCATAGCAGATCAACCTGAGAAGAGTATATTATGTAGTCAGATGCAAGAGGGCAATGATTCTTGCACAGGGGTTGCCACAGAAAGCTGCAATCATGCTGATGATAAAGCTGCAGAGACCATGGAGTTGAACCCAGAAACTGATGACAGCGAACTAGATGCAGACTTTGTACAGAACATATTCAGCTGTTGCAAACGCCAGTCATTCTTACTTCATCCAGGTCCAGTGAAGGAGTCTGCTCCTGAAATTCAAAGGGAACTCAAAGCTGGCACAGTAGAAGATAGCAGGGTTGAATATTTGGAGAAATTGACTCTATATGAGGAAAGAAGAGACGCTGTTGCCTGTGTGGCAGACAAAGGCATCACTGTCCAAAGACTGGCAACCTCTGTCTCCGGTTTCCCAGAGCTTGAGAATAAAACTGAGCACCTCCAGCTTGCTTTGCAGGCTCCCTTGCCAGATCATCTACCCATGCCAGTGCAGTCAGGTGCCAGAAATGGAGAGGGCGGAAATCAGCTTCAAAGTCAAAAACCCACAACTGAAAAAAGTGCATCtccagaaatggaagaaaacacAAATCCCAGTGGCAATAATAGACGTTTGAGTGGAAATGGTAGAAATCCAAGTGTTTCGAGAAATGGCAACCTCCAAAGCTGCAGTTTAAGCCTGGTTAATGAGACACGTTCCAGCATAGGCCACTTTCAAGAAGAAGAATCCGCAGGTGCTGAAAACAAAGGGCTGACATTAAGCGCTCAACCAGAATCAATGCAGGCATGTCCTGTAGTTTGTCAGCCACCACTTCCTCAATTCAGCCATGTTGGGAAAAAATGGATGGAACAAAAGCAATTGAACAGTGACATAGAGGAATCAACTGATATTTCCAGTATAGGTGTTCCTAAGTGCCTGATTCCCAGAGAGAGGATGGAACAATACACTGAGGAGGCGTCCCATGCCTTTGAACTCTCATCGGAGACACCGGAAGGCTTGCTGGACCCAGCTATCCAAAGCAAAGAAGACCCACCTAGTCCTTTGGAAACAGAGAGGGAAGACATCTCAATTGTACCTACTAAAATGGACAAGCAATCTCTTGTTGGGAAAGATCTGGACATCAATGACAGAAGCAGTTCCATGTTGAAGAGGAAACGTTTTGTTTTGGCACACCGAAGACCAGTGCGGAAACTGCCATCTTCAGAAGAGGATGATTCCAGTGAGGAGGAACAGCTGCCATGTTTTCAGGCACTGTTATTTGACAAATCATCACACTTATTGGGGGAAAAAGAGACATCAGCAGAGATGCTGGCACTGAAGAGTGGCAGCAGAAGTAACCTCAAACCCCAGGATGATGATGTCTCTCCAAGCCAGGAGTCAGAGTGCTCTGTGAACCTGTTTTCCTCCCAGTCACATGCATCTGGGGACTCTTGCAGTAAGGCCTGTGACACAAAGCATTTAACCCCAGTTTGTAGTTCTATAGAAAAGCTTGCAAGTCTCTGTGAGAATAAAAAACATACTCAAGCCAGCAGTGACACTCCCAGAGAAGCTGTGCAACCAAAAGATGGACAACCCAGATGTGTGAATTCAGAATCCAATTTAG GTGAAGAATGCATGGGCTATGACAGTGAAGCTAGCCACCTGGGAGATTCATCAGGCCTATCCTCCCAGGGTGAGATCCTCACCACACAG CAATCTGAAGAAAGGTTTCAAGCCAGACACATGAAACAG CAAAGATATGCCATGCAAAATGACTTAAAGAAACTCCAGCAGGAGATGGTTATCATTGAGGCAGCTCTCAAACAGGGAAGCCAGCATGATGCTCCTGAAGAATTGCTGCAACTAGATAAGGAAGATGATTTCACTGGAGAACAGAAGAGATCATTGAAAG AAAGCACAGTGAAGGTGACTTCTGAAGACAAACAAAATGTTCTAGGTGATTCTTTCTCCATTGTCAAAAGCACACATGGAACACTAGGCAGTCATTCCATCCCTTCCTCAAAGCATGAAGAGGACATTTCCAGTAAGACAACAAAagcatctcctggtgccacaccaGGCACATTCAGAAGACCACTTACACCAAGACATGAGGCACAGAGAAGGTTAATCTCTCCCCTGACACCTACAGCACACAATTGCTCCGAAAAAGAGAACTCAAAGGGCCCATTCCTGAGCAGCAAGAGGAATATGTCTCTGGTGGCATCAGGTCTGAACCAAGGCGAGTTG CGACTAGTGCAGCGGTTTGCCAGGAAAACTGAGAGCACTTGGTCAAATAAAATTGTTGAAGAAACAACCCATGTAGTAATGAAAACCG ATGAGGATCGGGTTTGTGAACGAACCCTGAAGTACTTCTTGGGTATTGCTGCACAGAAATGGGTGGTAAGCTACCAAT GGATTGAACATTCACTCAAAGCAGGAAGAGTCCTTAATGAG GAGGACTTTGAAGTCAAAGGAGATGTAATCAATGGCAGAAGCCATCAAGGACCCAAAAGAGCAAGGGAATCTCCTGCTGGAACG CTTTTCAAAGGCCTCGAAATATGCTGTTATGGACCATTCACTGACATGCTTCCAG AACAACTGGAGTGGATGGTAGAGCTGTGTGGCGCCTCTCTTGTGAAACAACCTCATTTATTTGCCCATGCAACA AACTCTTCTGCTGTGGTGATTGTTCAGCCTGATGCTTGGATAGAAGATGCTGCCTGCCAAG GGCTCCCACCGCAGTGCAGTGCTACTGTAGTTTTACGTGAGTGGGTGCTGGACAGCATTGCTTGCTACCAACGCCAGCCATTCGATGAATATATTGTGCAGCCAATGTGA
- the BRCA1 gene encoding breast cancer type 1 susceptibility protein isoform X2 yields the protein MDSSVPTIAEVHGMLLALQKNLECPICLEVMKEPVSTNCAHIFCRFCTLKLLRQKKGVTQCPLCNAKVTKRSLREDVRFKQVIKVVLEVIHAFERDTGLKFSDDRCFPKRDTETTSTADPWKEQPVVDCKGYRDRLKREKEEKKGNFTLGESSNLPVCSGTNKRYSLRRKSSSSKAVVLEVGSDSSEDAYKKTAAVKCVDFRKKSLSHDDEIYAENQSPCQVDLPRPSAEDEALNILGACGFLEERLGSIECTPARTENVEVVAENVAAQKSQGLSFSDPAMRQHDTKPEAGSRQQDGLCSSLRKSKAIGEARDPTTNEQAGDGTEWAGVVLPAGHTPTLCEDEEHLLQSQTPANSPLNQVTGKRLMRSIRKVNEWLSKSNEVLSPSSMQDIQTEEVDQDLNSCVMDSDFCVSQKTGQIEDQGKFTTWHESDWPLAKPVTSRIEDKIFGRTYSRERKSTSLQNERDTIHIQAEECIAVNTKSRETPRKTTLTRKRKATSELTPDDFIRRQDVKECRKRPVMDDGAPLEECEQTFALVDDKPVEHQRDAKLPEEPSIKEAVSNLEGIESGQALNICHKLPESSLKNSKKRPNSLSRRSRQSMRPLGQLQFVVDGNSRSPEQSKIETEDEEAKEADTGQKQIRRSRRLQLLTEGASSGTTESQLQPEGAWKQSEPAKREKENANEREKKQRWSQAGNMPPHSVTENDPSASQKVLSWLDTSQMNMELDASKVCANPSTSPCATGVVKSLNVEETKEGHSPCFIVPTASSQDSCSLLQFPPTKVKQITSDEGKKLIADQPEKSILCSQMQEGNDSCTGVATESCNHADDKAAETMELNPETDDSELDADFVQNIFSCCKRQSFLLHPGPVKESAPEIQRELKAGTVEDSRVEYLEKLTLYEERRDAVACVADKGITVQRLATSVSGFPELENKTEHLQLALQAPLPDHLPMPVQSGARNGEGGNQLQSQKPTTEKSASPEMEENTNPSGNNRRLSGNGRNPSVSRNGNLQSCSLSLVNETRSSIGHFQEEESAGAENKGLTLSAQPESMQACPVVCQPPLPQFSHVGKKWMEQKQLNSDIEESTDISSIGVPKCLIPRERMEQYTEEASHAFELSSETPEGLLDPAIQSKEDPPSPLETEREDISIVPTKMDKQSLVGKDLDINDRSSSMLKRKRFVLAHRRPVRKLPSSEEDDSSEEEQLPCFQALLFDKSSHLLGEKETSAEMLALKSGSRSNLKPQDDDVSPSQESECSVNLFSSQSHASGDSCSKACDTKHLTPVCSSIEKLASLCENKKHTQASSDTPREAVQPKDGQPRCVNSESNLGEECMGYDSEASHLGDSSGLSSQGEILTTQQRYAMQNDLKKLQQEMVIIEAALKQGSQHDAPEELLQLDKEDDFTGEQKRSLKESTVKVTSEDKQNVLGDSFSIVKSTHGTLGSHSIPSSKHEEDISSKTTKASPGATPGTFRRPLTPRHEAQRRLISPLTPTAHNCSEKENSKGPFLSSKRNMSLVASGLNQGELRLVQRFARKTESTWSNKIVEETTHVVMKTDEDRVCERTLKYFLGIAAQKWVVSYQWIEHSLKAGRVLNEEDFEVKGDVINGRSHQGPKRARESPAGTLFKGLEICCYGPFTDMLPEQLEWMVELCGASLVKQPHLFAHATNSSAVVIVQPDAWIEDAACQGLPPQCSATVVLREWVLDSIACYQRQPFDEYIVQPM from the exons GGTGAGAGCTCTAACTTGCCAGTATGCAGTGGAACTAACAAAAGATATTCCCTGAGAAGAAAAAGCAGTTCCAGTAAAGCTGTTGTCCTTGAAGTTG GATCAGACTCATCTGAAGATGCCTATAAGAAGACAGCTGCAGTCAAATG TGTGGATTTCAGAAAAAAATCTCTGTCTCATGATGATGAAATATATGCTGAGAATCAAAGCCCTTGTCAGGTGGACCTTCCTAGGCCAAGTGCTGAAGATGAGGCATTAAACATTTTAG GTGCATGCGGTTTCTTGGAAGAAAGACTGGGAAGCATAGAATGCACTCCAGCCAGGACTGAAAATGTAGAAGTTGTTGCAGAGAATGTTGCTGCGCAGAAGAGCCAGGGTTTGTCTTTTTCAGATCCTGCCATGAGACAGCATGATACAAAACCTGAAGCCGGTTCCAGACAGCAGGATGGACTTTGCTCTTCACTCAGGAAGAGCAAGGCAATTGGGGAAGCCAGAGATCCCACTACAAATGAGCAGGCAGGTGATGGTACAGAATGGGCTGGTGTTGTGCTGCCTGCTGGACACACACCAACACTCTGTGAAGATGAGGAGCACCTGCTACAATCCCAGACTCCAGCTAACAGTCCTTTGAATCAGGTCACTGGGAAGAGACTGATGCGGAGTATCCGGAAGGTCAATGAATGGCTTTCAAAAAGCAATGAGGTCCTTTCTCCTAGCTCCATGCAGGACATTCAGACTGAAGAGGTGGATCAGGATCTGAACTCTTGTGTGATGGATTCAGACTTCTGTGTCTCTCAAAAGACTGGACAGATTGAAGACCAGGGAAAGTTTACAACGTGGCATGAAAGTGACTGGCCATTAGCCAAACCAGTTACCTCTAGGATTGAAGATAAAATATTTGGGAGAACTTACAGCAGGGAACGCAAGTCAACCTCACTTCAGAATGAAAGAGACACAATCCATATACAAGCAGAGGAATGCATTGCTGTCAACACAAAATCCCGTGAGACACCTAGAAAAACAACCTTAACacgaaagaggaaggccacatcaGAGCTGACACCTGATGATTTCATCAGAAGACAGGATGTGAAAGAATGTCGGAAGAGACCTGTCATGGATGATGGTGCTCCTTTGGAAGAATGTGAGCAAACCTTTGCTCTTGTTGATGACAAGCCTGTTGAACACCAAAGAGATGCTAAGTTGCCTGAAGAACCTTCTATCAAGGAAGCAGTGTCCAATTTGGAAGGAATTGAAAGTGGACAAGCTCTGAACATCTGCCATAAGTTGCCAGAGTCAAGCCTGAAAAATTCGAAGAAGAGACCAAACTCATTGAGTAGGAGAAGTAGACAATCAATGAGGCCACTTGGTCAGTTGCAATTTGTGGTAGATGGAAACTCCAGGTCTCCTGAACAGTCAAAAATAgagacagaggatgaggaggcaAAAGAAGCAGACACAGGCCAGAAACAGATCAGGCGGAGTAGGAGGCTTCAATTACTCACAGAAGGAGCCTCGAGTGGGACCACGGAATCTCAGCTGCAACCAGAAGGAGCTTGGAAGCAAAGTGAGCCAGCAAAGCGAGAAAAGGAAAATGcgaatgaaagagaaaagaaacaaaggtggTCTCAAGCAGGAAATATGCCACCTCACTCTGTAACAGAAAATGACCCCAGTGCATCGCAGAAAGTTTTGTCATGGTTAGACACCAGCCAGATGAACATGGAACTTGATGCAAGTAAGGTTTGTGCTAACCCTTCAACATCTCCTTGTGCGACAGGAGTTGTAAAAAGTCTGAATGTTGAAGAAACTAAAGAGGGCCATAGTCCTTGTTTCATTGTTCCCACAGCAAGCTCCCAAGACAGCTGTTCACTCCTGCAGTTCCCGCCTACAAAAGTGAAGCAAATCACTTCTGACGAGGGCAAGAAGCTCATAGCAGATCAACCTGAGAAGAGTATATTATGTAGTCAGATGCAAGAGGGCAATGATTCTTGCACAGGGGTTGCCACAGAAAGCTGCAATCATGCTGATGATAAAGCTGCAGAGACCATGGAGTTGAACCCAGAAACTGATGACAGCGAACTAGATGCAGACTTTGTACAGAACATATTCAGCTGTTGCAAACGCCAGTCATTCTTACTTCATCCAGGTCCAGTGAAGGAGTCTGCTCCTGAAATTCAAAGGGAACTCAAAGCTGGCACAGTAGAAGATAGCAGGGTTGAATATTTGGAGAAATTGACTCTATATGAGGAAAGAAGAGACGCTGTTGCCTGTGTGGCAGACAAAGGCATCACTGTCCAAAGACTGGCAACCTCTGTCTCCGGTTTCCCAGAGCTTGAGAATAAAACTGAGCACCTCCAGCTTGCTTTGCAGGCTCCCTTGCCAGATCATCTACCCATGCCAGTGCAGTCAGGTGCCAGAAATGGAGAGGGCGGAAATCAGCTTCAAAGTCAAAAACCCACAACTGAAAAAAGTGCATCtccagaaatggaagaaaacacAAATCCCAGTGGCAATAATAGACGTTTGAGTGGAAATGGTAGAAATCCAAGTGTTTCGAGAAATGGCAACCTCCAAAGCTGCAGTTTAAGCCTGGTTAATGAGACACGTTCCAGCATAGGCCACTTTCAAGAAGAAGAATCCGCAGGTGCTGAAAACAAAGGGCTGACATTAAGCGCTCAACCAGAATCAATGCAGGCATGTCCTGTAGTTTGTCAGCCACCACTTCCTCAATTCAGCCATGTTGGGAAAAAATGGATGGAACAAAAGCAATTGAACAGTGACATAGAGGAATCAACTGATATTTCCAGTATAGGTGTTCCTAAGTGCCTGATTCCCAGAGAGAGGATGGAACAATACACTGAGGAGGCGTCCCATGCCTTTGAACTCTCATCGGAGACACCGGAAGGCTTGCTGGACCCAGCTATCCAAAGCAAAGAAGACCCACCTAGTCCTTTGGAAACAGAGAGGGAAGACATCTCAATTGTACCTACTAAAATGGACAAGCAATCTCTTGTTGGGAAAGATCTGGACATCAATGACAGAAGCAGTTCCATGTTGAAGAGGAAACGTTTTGTTTTGGCACACCGAAGACCAGTGCGGAAACTGCCATCTTCAGAAGAGGATGATTCCAGTGAGGAGGAACAGCTGCCATGTTTTCAGGCACTGTTATTTGACAAATCATCACACTTATTGGGGGAAAAAGAGACATCAGCAGAGATGCTGGCACTGAAGAGTGGCAGCAGAAGTAACCTCAAACCCCAGGATGATGATGTCTCTCCAAGCCAGGAGTCAGAGTGCTCTGTGAACCTGTTTTCCTCCCAGTCACATGCATCTGGGGACTCTTGCAGTAAGGCCTGTGACACAAAGCATTTAACCCCAGTTTGTAGTTCTATAGAAAAGCTTGCAAGTCTCTGTGAGAATAAAAAACATACTCAAGCCAGCAGTGACACTCCCAGAGAAGCTGTGCAACCAAAAGATGGACAACCCAGATGTGTGAATTCAGAATCCAATTTAG GTGAAGAATGCATGGGCTATGACAGTGAAGCTAGCCACCTGGGAGATTCATCAGGCCTATCCTCCCAGGGTGAGATCCTCACCACACAG CAAAGATATGCCATGCAAAATGACTTAAAGAAACTCCAGCAGGAGATGGTTATCATTGAGGCAGCTCTCAAACAGGGAAGCCAGCATGATGCTCCTGAAGAATTGCTGCAACTAGATAAGGAAGATGATTTCACTGGAGAACAGAAGAGATCATTGAAAG AAAGCACAGTGAAGGTGACTTCTGAAGACAAACAAAATGTTCTAGGTGATTCTTTCTCCATTGTCAAAAGCACACATGGAACACTAGGCAGTCATTCCATCCCTTCCTCAAAGCATGAAGAGGACATTTCCAGTAAGACAACAAAagcatctcctggtgccacaccaGGCACATTCAGAAGACCACTTACACCAAGACATGAGGCACAGAGAAGGTTAATCTCTCCCCTGACACCTACAGCACACAATTGCTCCGAAAAAGAGAACTCAAAGGGCCCATTCCTGAGCAGCAAGAGGAATATGTCTCTGGTGGCATCAGGTCTGAACCAAGGCGAGTTG CGACTAGTGCAGCGGTTTGCCAGGAAAACTGAGAGCACTTGGTCAAATAAAATTGTTGAAGAAACAACCCATGTAGTAATGAAAACCG ATGAGGATCGGGTTTGTGAACGAACCCTGAAGTACTTCTTGGGTATTGCTGCACAGAAATGGGTGGTAAGCTACCAAT GGATTGAACATTCACTCAAAGCAGGAAGAGTCCTTAATGAG GAGGACTTTGAAGTCAAAGGAGATGTAATCAATGGCAGAAGCCATCAAGGACCCAAAAGAGCAAGGGAATCTCCTGCTGGAACG CTTTTCAAAGGCCTCGAAATATGCTGTTATGGACCATTCACTGACATGCTTCCAG AACAACTGGAGTGGATGGTAGAGCTGTGTGGCGCCTCTCTTGTGAAACAACCTCATTTATTTGCCCATGCAACA AACTCTTCTGCTGTGGTGATTGTTCAGCCTGATGCTTGGATAGAAGATGCTGCCTGCCAAG GGCTCCCACCGCAGTGCAGTGCTACTGTAGTTTTACGTGAGTGGGTGCTGGACAGCATTGCTTGCTACCAACGCCAGCCATTCGATGAATATATTGTGCAGCCAATGTGA